The following proteins come from a genomic window of Populus nigra chromosome 6, ddPopNigr1.1, whole genome shotgun sequence:
- the LOC133696336 gene encoding pentatricopeptide repeat-containing protein At2g16880, translating into METPARDPQNSKPQSEQDLLGTLTKILTSENVSFESLKPYIPHLSTNPSLLISLLNSKTLIQNPNTLLQFYTYLPPSITHHSPLPLLSLLPSILRCRHFYAAKSLLSSFIHVDKSSSLHYLLLHPQKTNNPVSCLHISKPLLDISIGAYVACGRPHQAAQIFNRMKRLGMQPTLLTCNTLLNALVRYPSSHSIRLSKAVFTDFIKIGVKINTNSFNILIHGSCMENRFGEAIRVLGKMRDYGCPPDNITYNTILDGLCKKGRLNEARDLLLDMKNKGLFPNRTTFNILVVGCCRLGWLKEAANVIELMSQNNVVPDAWTYNVMISGFCKQGRIAEAMRLREEMENLKLSPDVVTYNTLINGCFEHGSSEEGFKLIDEMEGRGMKPNSVTYNVMVKWFVKKGKMDEVDKTVRKMEESGCLPDIVTYNTLISWHCKVGKMDEAFRLMDEMGRKGLKMDDVTLNTMLRALCRERKLDEAHDLLCSARRRGYFVDEVSYGTLIIGYFKHEKASQALRLWDEMKEKEIIPSIITYNSMIAGLCQMGKTNQALDKLDELLESGLVPDEITYNTIIHGYCQEGQVEKAFQFHNKMVEKNLKPDVVTCNTLLCGLCREGMLEKALKLFNTWISKGKDVDAVSYNTIILSLCKEKRFGEAFDLLAEMEEKKLGPDCYTYNAILGGLTDAGRMKDAEEFISKIAEKGKSEYQFLELGKRQDARTSEIPQEPHPNAIAYSNKINELCSQGRYKDAMKIFHESTQKNIILLKSTYIDLMDGLIKRRKSTSKGMLSS; encoded by the coding sequence ATGGAAACACCAGCACGAGATCCCCAAAATTCTAAACCACAATCAGAACAAGAcctactaggaaccctaacaaAAATCCTAACTTCAGAAAACGTCTCCTTTGAATCCCTAAAACCCTACATTCCCCATCTCTCCACTAACCCTAGCCTCTTAATctctttattaaattcaaaaaccctaattcaaaaccctaacactCTCCTTCAGTTTTACACATACCTCCCTCCTTCAATTACCCACCACTCACCTCTCCCTCTACTCTCTCTTCTCCCTTCCATTCTCCGGTGCCGCCATTTCTACGCTGCCAAATCCCTTCTTTCCTCCTTTATCCACGTCGACAAATCGAGCTCCCTTCACTACCTCCTCCTCCACCCCCAAAAAACCAATAACCCGGTCTCCTGTTTGCACATTTCGAAGCCTCTTCTTGATATTTCCATTGGAGCCTATGTTGCGTGCGGTAGGCCCCATCAAGCTGCACAAATTTTTAACAGAATGAAGAGATTGGGTATGCAGCCTACTTTGTTAACTTGCAATACTTTGTTAAATGCTCTAGTGAGATACCCGTCTTCGCATTCAATCAGATTGTCTAAAGCTGTCTTTACTGATTTTATTAAGATTGGTGTTAAGATTAATACAAacagttttaatattttgattcatGGATCTTGCATGGAGAACAGGTTTGGTGAAGCAATAAGGGTTTTGGGTAAAATGCGGGATTATGGATGTCCGCCAGATAATATTACTTATAATACAATTTTGGATGGTTTGTGTAAGAAAGGGAGGTTAAATGAGGCTAGGGATTTGTTGttggatatgaaaaataaagggTTGTTCCCGAATAGGACTACGTTTAATATATTGGTCGTGGGGTGTTGTAGGTTAGGGTGGTTAAAGGAGGCAGCGAACGTTATTGAATTAATGTCGCAGAATAATGTGGTGCCAGATGCTTGGACATATAATGTGATGATTAGTGGGTTTTGTAAACAGGGTAGGATTGCTGAGGCAATGAGATTAAGGGAAGAGATGGAGAATTTGAAGCTGTCACCCGATGTGGTAACGTATAATACTTTAATTAATGGGTGTTTTGAACATGGGAGTAGTGAGGAGGGGTTTAAATTGATTGACGAGATGGAAGGGAGAGGAATGAAGCCGAATTCAGTTACTTATAATGTGATGGTTAAGTGGTTTGTGAAGAAAGGGAAAATGGATGAAGTGGATAAGACTGTTAGAAAGATGGAAGAAAGTGGGTGTTTGCCAGATATCGTTACTTATAATACTTTGATAAGTTGGCATTGTAAGGTGGGGAAGATGGATGAAGCATTCCGATTGATGGATGAAATGGGGAGGAAAGGTCTGAAGATGGATGATGTGACTCTTAACACTATGCTTCGTGCCCTCTGTAGGGAGAGGAAGCTTGATGAAGCACACGACTTGCTTTGCAGTGCTCGTAGGCGAGGCTATTTTGTTGATGAAGTTAGTTATGGCACTTTGATCATAGGATATTTTAAGCATGAAAAGGCAAGTCAAGCTTTGAGGCTTTGGGATGAGATGAAGGAGAAAGAGATCATTCCAAGTATTATCACCTATAACTCTATGATTGCAGGCTTATGCCAAATGGGAAAAACTAATCAAGCATTAGACAAGCTGGATGAACTTCTGGAGAGTGGTTTGGTCCCTGATGAAATTACATACAACACAATTATTCATGGATATTGCCAGGAGGGTCAAGTTGAGAAAGCATTTCAgttccacaacaaaatggttgAGAAAAACTTGAAGCCAGATGTAGTTACTTGTAATACTCTTCTTTGTGGGCTCTGCAGAGAAGGTATGCTTGAAAAAGCTCTTAAGCTCTTCAACACATGGATTTCAAAGGGTAAAGATGTTGATGCTGTTTCATACAACACAATAATTTTATCTCTTTGCAAAGAGAAGAGATTTGGGGAAGCCTTTGATCTTCTTGCAGAaatggaggaaaagaaactagGACCTGATTGTTATACATATAATGCCATTCTCGGTGGACTTACTGATGCTGGAAGGATGAAGGATGCAGAGGAGTTCATATCAAAAATTGCTGAGAAAGGAAAATCGGAGTATCAGTTCTTAGAATTGGGGAAGAGGCAGGATGCAAGGACCAGTGAGATTCCCCAGGAACCTCATCCAAATGCGATTGCTTATTCAAACAAGATTAATGAGCTTTGTTCTCAAGGGAGGTACAAGGATGCAATGAAAATTTTCCATGAATCGACTCAAAAGAACATCATCTTACTTAAATCTACTTACATTGATCTGATGGATGGCCTTATTAAGAGGAGGAAAAGCACATCAAAAGGCATGTTATCTTCGTGA